The Denticeps clupeoides chromosome 5, fDenClu1.1, whole genome shotgun sequence genome includes a region encoding these proteins:
- the ckmt2a gene encoding creatine kinase, mitochondrial 2a (sarcomeric) isoform X1 — protein MASSFTKMLTGRNTAVLLASLGVGGAATSYLMSDSSTLSAEERRKLYPPSSDFPDLRKHNNCMASSLTPAIYSKLRDKLTPNNWSLDQCIQTGVDNPGHPFIKTVGMVAGDEETYEVFSEIFNPVIKDRHNGYDPCTMKHPTDLDASKITSGMFDENYVLSSRVRTGRSIRGLSLPPACSRAERREVERVVVQALSGLTGDLSGRYYSLGEMTEKEQQRLIDDHFLFDKPVSPLLTCAGMARDWPDARGIWHNNEKTFLIWINEEDHTRVISMEKGGNMKRVFERFCRGLKQVEHLIQERGWEFMWNERLGYILTCPSNLGTGLRAGVHVRLPKLSKDPRFSKILENLRLQKRGTGGVDTAAVGDTFDISNNDRLGKSEVELVQLLIDGVNHLIDCEKRLEKGQDIKVPSPVAQFKK, from the exons ATGGCAAGCTCCTTCACCAAGATGTTGACTGGCCGCAATACAGCAGTCTTGCTGGCAAGCCTTGGCGTTGGTGGTGCTGCCACCAGTTACCTGATGAGTGACAGTTCAACCTTATCCGCTGAGGAAAGAAGAAAACTCTATCCACCTAG TTCTGACTTTCCTGACCTTCGCAAGCACAACAACTGCATGGCCAGTTCTCTCACCCCAGCCATCTACAGCAAACTGAGGGACAAGCTCACACCCAACAACTGGAGCCTAGACCAGTGTATCCAGACTGGTGTGGACAACCCTGGCCACCCTTTCATCAAGACTGTGGGGATGGTGGCTGGTGACGAAGAGACCTATGAG GTATTTTCAGAAATCTTCAATCCCGTCATCAAGGATCGACACAATGGCTATGACCCTTGCACCATGAAGCACCCAACTGACTTGGATGCCTCTAAG ATTACTTCAGGCATGTTTGATGAGAATTACGTGTTGTCGTCTCGCGTTCGCACGGGACGCAGCATCCGGGGACTCAGCCTGCCACCCGCCTGCAGCCGTGCAGAGCGCCGGGAGGTGGAGCGCGTGGTGGTGCAGGCCCTGTCTGGCCTGACGGGAGATCTTTCTGGCCGCTACTACAGCTTAGGGGAGATGACAGAGAAGGAGCAGCAGAGGCTGATTGAT GACCACTTTCTCTTCGACAAACCTGTATCCCCCTTGCTGACATGTGCAGGGATGGCCCGTGATTGGCCAGATGCTAGGGGTATCTG GCACAATAATGAGAAGACGTTTTTAATCTGGATAAACGAGGAGGACCACACACGTGTTATCTCTATGGAGAAAGGTGGCAACATGAAGAGGGTGTTTGAGAGGTTCTGTCGGGGGCTGAAGCAg GTGGagcacctgatccaggagaggGGCTGGGAGTTCATGTGGAACGAACGCCTCGGCTACATCCTGACCTGCCCATCCAACCTGGGCACCGGCCTGAGGGCTGGTGTACACGTCCGCCTTCCCAAACTCAGCAAG GATCCACGTTTCTCCAAAATTCTGGAAAACCTGAGACTGCAGAAGAGAGGCACAGGTGGAGTGGACACAGCTGCTGTGGGCGACACCTTTGACATCTCCAACAATGACCGTCTTGGCAAATCTGAG GTGGAGTTGGTCCAGCTGTTAATTGATGGCGTTAATCACCTGATCGACTGTGAGAAGAGGCTGGAGAAGGGGCAGGACATTAAAGTCCCGTCTCCCGTCGCACAGTTTAAAAAATGA
- the ckmt2a gene encoding creatine kinase, mitochondrial 2a (sarcomeric) isoform X2, with amino-acid sequence MASSFTKMLTGRNTAVLLASLGVGGAATSYLMSDSSTLSAEERRKLYPPSSDFPDLRKHNNCMASSLTPAIYSKLRDKLTPNNWSLDQCIQTGVDNPGHPFIKTVGMVAGDEETYEVFSEIFNPVIKDRHNGYDPCTMKHPTDLDASKITSGMFDENYVLSSRVRTGRSIRGLSLPPACSRAERREVERVVVQALSGLTGDLSGRYYSLGEMTEKEQQRLIDEHFLFDKPVSPLLTAAGMARDWPDARGIWHNNEKTFLIWINEEDHTRVISMEKGGNMKRVFERFCRGLKQVEHLIQERGWEFMWNERLGYILTCPSNLGTGLRAGVHVRLPKLSKDPRFSKILENLRLQKRGTGGVDTAAVGDTFDISNNDRLGKSEVELVQLLIDGVNHLIDCEKRLEKGQDIKVPSPVAQFKK; translated from the exons ATGGCAAGCTCCTTCACCAAGATGTTGACTGGCCGCAATACAGCAGTCTTGCTGGCAAGCCTTGGCGTTGGTGGTGCTGCCACCAGTTACCTGATGAGTGACAGTTCAACCTTATCCGCTGAGGAAAGAAGAAAACTCTATCCACCTAG TTCTGACTTTCCTGACCTTCGCAAGCACAACAACTGCATGGCCAGTTCTCTCACCCCAGCCATCTACAGCAAACTGAGGGACAAGCTCACACCCAACAACTGGAGCCTAGACCAGTGTATCCAGACTGGTGTGGACAACCCTGGCCACCCTTTCATCAAGACTGTGGGGATGGTGGCTGGTGACGAAGAGACCTATGAG GTATTTTCAGAAATCTTCAATCCCGTCATCAAGGATCGACACAATGGCTATGACCCTTGCACCATGAAGCACCCAACTGACTTGGATGCCTCTAAG ATTACTTCAGGCATGTTTGATGAGAATTACGTGTTGTCGTCTCGCGTTCGCACGGGACGCAGCATCCGGGGACTCAGCCTGCCACCCGCCTGCAGCCGTGCAGAGCGCCGGGAGGTGGAGCGCGTGGTGGTGCAGGCCCTGTCTGGCCTGACGGGAGATCTTTCTGGCCGCTACTACAGCTTAGGGGAGATGACAGAGAAGGAGCAGCAGAGGCTGATTGAT GAGCACTTCCTGTTTGACAAGCCAGTCTCACCACTGCTAACTGCAGCTGGGATGGCCAGAGACTGGCCTGATGCTCGCGGGATCTG GCACAATAATGAGAAGACGTTTTTAATCTGGATAAACGAGGAGGACCACACACGTGTTATCTCTATGGAGAAAGGTGGCAACATGAAGAGGGTGTTTGAGAGGTTCTGTCGGGGGCTGAAGCAg GTGGagcacctgatccaggagaggGGCTGGGAGTTCATGTGGAACGAACGCCTCGGCTACATCCTGACCTGCCCATCCAACCTGGGCACCGGCCTGAGGGCTGGTGTACACGTCCGCCTTCCCAAACTCAGCAAG GATCCACGTTTCTCCAAAATTCTGGAAAACCTGAGACTGCAGAAGAGAGGCACAGGTGGAGTGGACACAGCTGCTGTGGGCGACACCTTTGACATCTCCAACAATGACCGTCTTGGCAAATCTGAG GTGGAGTTGGTCCAGCTGTTAATTGATGGCGTTAATCACCTGATCGACTGTGAGAAGAGGCTGGAGAAGGGGCAGGACATTAAAGTCCCGTCTCCCGTCGCACAGTTTAAAAAATGA